A window of Fragaria vesca subsp. vesca linkage group LG7, FraVesHawaii_1.0, whole genome shotgun sequence contains these coding sequences:
- the LOC101297968 gene encoding uncharacterized protein LOC101297968, with amino-acid sequence MAKKKDRRVVAPSSDRRKDRVEPPHQLARSTSFSNRNLAITFFVVFVVSSAVSVLVYRRLSFAPITDRTESYVFRRGLVKPDVNYQEILTENAHVSENATGRHYKYPVLAYITPWNSKGYDLAKRFNSKFTHISPVWYDLKSQGASLILEGRHNADIGWISDLRRAGDAWVLPRVVLEAFPAELLAKKKQRKKAIDLIVSECKEMGYDGIVLESWSRWAVYRVLNDPKMRNLALQFIKDLGDALHAVTSERNNKNRLQLVYVIGPPHSETLQVNDFGPKDLQSLSDAVDGFSLMTYDFSGPHNPGPNAPLKWIESILQLLLGTNKNTALANKILLGINFYGNDFILSEGQGGGAITGRDYLSLLEKHKPDFRWEKNSAEHLLLYTDDDHNNHAVFYPSLLSISMRLEEARKWGCGISIWEIGQGLDYFYDLLPPESLCVFFEVNYAMEALNAASLTPISVLGDRKKEPRKFPSLPSISLPKFSSSTSYSTKASQEGSSKSFHGGLLLLSSVFNAGFAKALTYEEALGQSVSTATGDFDTDKVLDNVISFVNDNPAVIAGGFVVLAVPLVLSQVLKKPKPFGVESAKSAYAKLGEDANALLVDIRAPGEIRQVGSPDIRGLGKKAVPIVYKGEDKPGFLKKLSLKFKEPENTTLFILDKFDGNSELVAELVTVNGFKAAYAIKDGAEGPRGWVSSGLPWIPPPKVLSLDFGNLADAFSGAVGEGSGALSVSLGIAAVTGLGLLAFTEVETILQLLGSAALVQFASKKLLFAEDRNKTLQEVDTFLSTKVAPKELLGDIKQIGIALLPPVTSKSLPAPAEASPAPTAADTVVKAEASPEPKVEAAAEPAPEINSVPKAEVKEESLPVNSRPLSPFPYYPDFKPPTSPRPSQP; translated from the exons ATGGCGAAGAAAAAAGACCGCCGCGTCGTCGCGCCGAGTTCCGATCGCCGCAAAGACCGAGTCGAACCGCCGCACCAACTCGCCCGCTCAACCTCATTCTCAAATCGAAACCTCGCAATCACCTTCTTCGTCGTCTTCGTCGTATCTTCAGCAGTCTCGGTACTCGTGTACCGCCGCCTCAGTTTTGCTCCGATCACCGACCGGACGGAGTCCTACGTGTTCCGGCGAGGCCTTGTTAAGCCCGACGTGAATTACCAAGAGATCCTCACT GAAAATGCACATGTCTCCGAAAATGCGACTGGCAGGCACTATAAATATCCTGTATTAGCCTACATTACTCCGTG GAATTCTAAGGGATATGACTTGGCAAAAAGGTTTAACTCCAAATTTACACATATATCTCCAGTCTGGTATGATCTGAAGAG TCAAGGGGCCAGCTTAATTCTGGAAGGCAGACATAATGCTGATATTGGGTGGATCTCAGACCTTAGAAGGGCAGGAGACGCGTGG GTATTGCCTAGAGTTGTTCTGGAAGCTTTTCCAGCAGAGCTGCTTGCAAAGAAAAAGCAGAGGAAGAAGGCTATTGATCTTATAGTAAGCGAGTGCAA GGAAATGGGTTATGATGGCATTGTGCTGGAATCTTGGTCGAGGTGGGCAGTTTACCGTGTTTTGAATGATCCAAAGATGCGGAATTTG GCATTACAGTTTATAAAAGATCTTGGAGATGCACTGCATGCTGTGACTTCAGAGAGGAACAATAAGAACAGGTTGCAGTTGGTGTATGTTATAGGCCCACCACATTCAGAGACGCTCCAAGTGAATGATTTTGGACCTAAAGATCTTCAGAGCCTGAGTGATGCTGTTGATGGATTCTCACTCATGACGTATGACTTCTCGGGGCCTCATAATCCAGGTCCCAATGCGCCTCTGAAGTGGATTGAATCTATCCTCCAGCTGCTCCTTGGTACCAATAAAAACACTGCTCTGGCCAACAAGATACTTCTTGGCATCAATTTCTACGGAAATGATTTCATCCTCTCAGAAG GTCAAGGTGGTGGCGCTATCACCGGAAGAGATTACCTCTCCTTGTTGGAGAAGCACAAGCCTGACTTTCGATGGGAAAAGAACAGCGCAGAACATTTGCTCCTCTACACTGATGATGATCATAACAATCACGCTGTGTTCTACCCATCTTTACTGTCAATTTCCATGCGGCTAGAGGAAGCTCGTAAATGGGGGTGTGGCATCTCAATATGGGAAATCGGGCAAGGTCTGGATTACTTCTACGATCTCCT ACCCCCAGAAAGTCTTTGTGTGTTTTTTGAAGTGAATTATGCTATGGAGGCCCTCAATGCAGCAAGCTTGACTCCTATATCAGTTCTTGGTGATAGAAAAAAAGAACCCAGAAAATTCCCATCATTGCCCTCCATTTCACTACCCAAGTTCTCAAGCTCTACTAGCTATAGCACCAAGGCATCACAGGAGGGTTCATCTAAGAGCTTCCATGGTGGACTATTGCTTTTGTCATCTGTTTTCAATGCTGGGTTTGCCAAGGCTTTGACATATGAAGAAGCATTGGGTCAGTCAGTGAGTACAGCAACCGGAGACTTTGATACAGATAAAGTTCTTGACAATGTTATAAGCTTTGTTAATGACAACCCTGCAGTTATAGCTGGTGGGTTTGTCGTCTTGGCTGTTCCTTTAGTTTTGTCACAGGTGCTAAAGAAGCCTAAGCCTTTTGGTGTTGAGTCTGCTAAGAGTGCTTATGCAAAATTGGGTGAAGATGCAAATGCTCTTCTGGTGGATATAAGAGCACCAGGGGAGATAAGGCAAGTCGGTAGTCCGGATATCCGAGGTTTGGGGAAGAAGGCAGTGCCAATTGTTTACAAAGGGGAAGATAAGCCAGGCTTCTTAAAGAAGCTCTCTTTGAAGTTCAAGGAACCAGAGAATACTACATTGTTCATCCTGGATAA GTTTGATGGGAACTCCGAACTGGTTGCCGAGTTGGTCACAGTAAATGGGTTCAAAGCTGCTTATGCCATAAAAGATGGTGCCGAAGGACCCAGAGGATGGGTG AGTAGTGGCCTTCCTTGGATACCACCACCAAAAGTACTGAGTCTTGATTTTGGCAATTTAGCTGATGCTTTCAGTGGCGCTGTTGGA GAGGGTTCAGGTGCCTTGTCTGTTTCCCTTGGGATTGCTGCAGTGACTGGGCTGGGTTTATTGGCATTTACTGAG GTAGAAACAATCCTCCAACTTTTGGGATCAGCTGCGCTAGTACAGTTTGCAAGCAAGAAACTTCTTTTTGCTGAG GACCGGAATAAAACTCTACAAGAAGTGGATACGTTCTTGAGCACCAAGGTTGCACCAAAGGAGCTTTTGGGTGACATAAAG CAAATCGGAATAGCTCTTCTACCTCCTGTTACTAGCAAGTCTCTTCCTGCACCTGCAGAGGCAAGTCCAGCGCCCACTGCTGCTGATACTGTAGTTAAAGCAGAAGCTTCACCAGAACCTAAAGTAGAAGCAGCTGCAGAACCTGCCCCTGAGATCAATTCCGTTCCCAAAGCAGAAGTCAAAGAAGAATCCCTTCCTGTCAATTCAAGACCACTTTCTCCATTCCCCTAT TATCCGGACTTCAAGCCCCCAACATCTCCGCGCCCATCTCAACCGTAG
- the LOC101294105 gene encoding abscisic acid receptor PYL9-like produces MSSGCGDSMEAQYIRRHHRHEPRENQCTSALVRHVKAPVHLVWSLVRRFDQPQKYKPFVSRCIMKGDLGIGSLREVNVKSGLPATTSTERLELLDDDEHILGIRIVGGDHRLRNYSSIITVHPEVIDGRPGTLVIESFVVDVPDGNTKDETCYFVEALIRCNLKSLADVSERMAVQDRTEPINH; encoded by the exons ATGAGCAGCGGTTGTGGTGATTCAATGGAGGCTCAGTACATAAGGAGACACCATAGGCATGAGCCCAGAGAGAACCAGTGCACTTCTGCTCTGGTCAGACATGTCAAAGCCCCTGTGCATCTT GTATGGTCATTGGTCAGGAGATTCGATCAACCTCAGAAGTACAAGCCTTTTGTTAGCAGGTGCATCATGAAGGGGGACCTTGGCATCGGGAGTCTTAGGGAAGTGAATGTTAAATCTGGGCTTCCAGCAACAACCAGCACTGAGAGACTGGAGCTTCTGGATGACGATGAGCACATTCTTGGCATCAGGATTGTTGGTGGTGATCATAGGCTCAGG AATTACTCTTCTATTATCACCGTCCATCCTGAGGTTATAGATGGGAGACCAGGGACACTAGTTATTGAATCTTTTGTGGTGGATGTGCCTGATGGAAATACCAAGGATGAGACATGCTACTTTGTTGAGGCCCTGATCAGGTGCAACCTCAAGTCTTTGGCTGATGTCTCGGAGAGGATGGCTGTCCAGGATCGAACAGAACCTATCAATCATTAG
- the LOC101294590 gene encoding histone H3-like centromeric protein HTR12-like, with the protein MARVKHTATRRGRTQSARTPPEGSSPATSPATSRGPGRPRKNPISPGSRTPRTPRSNAATGPPTQTQRKKRRNRPGTAALREIRFFQKSVKLVIPSAPFIRCVREISSTLSNDVTRWTAEALQCIHEAAEDYLVHLFEDSMLCAIHAKRVTLMRKDFELARRLGGIGRRW; encoded by the exons ATGGCGAGGGTCAAGCACACAGCTACCAGGAGAGGCCGGACTCAATCCGCTCGAACGCCACCAG AAGGAAGCTCGCCGGCGACGTCACCG GCAACGTCTAGAGGGCCGGGAAGGCCGAGGAAAAATCCGATAA GTCCAGGATCACGAACGCCGAGGACACCTAGGAGTAATGCCGCAACAG GTCCACCCACACAGACACAGAGGAAGAAGAGACGTAACAGACCAGGTACTGCAGCTCTTAGAGAGATTCGTTTCTTTCAGAAATCAGTGAAGCTAGTTATCCCATCCGCACCCTTCATCAGATGT GTAAGAGAAATCAGCAGTACCTTGTCTAATGATGTTACACGTTGGACTGCCGAAGCTCTACAGTGTATTCATGAG GCAGCAGAGGATTATCTGGTTCATTTGTTTGAAGATTCAATGCTCTGTGCAATTCATGCAAAGCGTGTAACTCTTA TGAGGAAGGATTTTGAGCTGGCGCGTCGTCTTGGAGGGATAGGGAGGCGGTGGTGA
- the LOC101297680 gene encoding pentatricopeptide repeat-containing protein At4g01030, mitochondrial-like, translating to MAKLAQFHLLQTSLSSKPPSLPSLSSTFTLLDDLGQLGELKSLNSVKAVHAQMIKMSNNNKMDVKGKSLVTYYLEFGDPRSAAMAFFVGSSHYLPWSSFLEEFRRFGNDPEDILKFFVEFCSGGVVFDSRVLCFVLKLCGNLKELWLGLEMHAYLIKRGYDLDVYLNCALINLYGNCLGIESANRLFDEMAKKEDMLWDEVIKLNSKNGRWLKVLELFRSMQLTFAKPNSATIINALQACGKMRALNEGKQIHGYVLRWELESSLAICNSLISMYSRNDRLELAKAVFDSMNDHNLSSWNSIISSYAALGCLNDAWIVYNKMESSSNVKPDIVTWNCLLSGHSLHGLYQDVLTIMKRMQDAGFKPNSSSVTSVLQAVTELCFLKHGREIHGFVIRNGLDYDVYVGTSLVDMYVKNNCLSCAHIVFDNMNNKNIFAWNSLISGYSFKGLFEDAEQLLNRMSREGIKPDIVTWNGLISGYAMKGRHKEAIAAIHRMKSSGLTPNVVSWTALISGCSQNENHAASLKYFVQMQKEGIKANFVTISSLLKACAGLSLLRKGEEIHCFSIRIGLVEDVYVATALIDMYSKAGNFRSAYEVFRMIKNKTLASWNCMIMGFATYGSAKEAISLFNEMCGAGLQPDAITFTALLSGCKNSGLVDEGWELFDSMSTDYNIAPTIEHFSCMVDILARAGYLDEAWDFIQTMPLKPDATVWGAFLASCVTHKYLEFAETAAKNLFELEPHNPANYVLMMNLYSMSNRWEDVERLKDLMKKVGVKHSPVWSWTQIDQKIHMFSAEGKPHPDLGEIYFEMYNLICEMKKLGYEPDISCVCQNIDVVEKKKMLLSHTEKLAITYGLMKMKNGKPIRVVNNTRVCSDCHTAAKYMSVVRKCEIFLKDGTRFHHFREGKCTCNDCW from the coding sequence ATGGCCAAACTAGCTCAGTTTCACCTCCTTCAAACCTCATTAAGCTCCAAACCACCATCTTTGCCTAGTCTTTCTTCAACCTTTACCTTGTTGGATGACTTGGGTCAGTTGGGTGAACTCAAGAGTTTGAATTCAGTGAAAGCAGTCCATGCCCAGATGATCAAAATGTCCAACAACAACAAAATGGATGTAAAGGGGAAGTCTTTGGTCACTTATTACTTGGAGTTTGGTGATCCCAGGTCAGCTGCAATGGCTTTCTTTGTGGGTAGTTCACATTATCTTCCATGGAGTAGTTTCCTAGAAGAGTTTAGAAGGTTTGGGAATGATCCAGAAGATATTCTCAAGTTCTTTGTTGAGTTTTGTAGTGGGGGAGTAGTTTTTGACAGCAGAGTTCTTTGTTTTGTTTTGAAACTCTGTGGAAATTTGAAGGAATTGTGGCTTGGGTTGGAAATGCATGCTTACTTGATCAAAAGGGGGTATGATTTGGATGTTTATTTGAATTGTGCATTGATTAATCTTTATGGGAATTGTTTGGGTATAGAAAGTGCCAACCGGTTATTTGATGAAATGGCTAAGAAAGAAGATATGTTGTGGGATGAGGTAATCAAGCTCAACTCCAAGAATGGGAGATGGTTGAAGGTTCTAGAATTGTTCAGGAGTATGCAATTGACATTTGCTAAACCCAATAGTGCTACAATCATCAATGCGCTTCAAGCTTGTGGGAAAATGAGAGCTCTCAATGAAGGAAAGCAAATTCATGGGTATGTTTTAAGATGGGAATTAGAATCGAGTTTGGCAATATGCAATTCCCTTATTAGCATGTACTCTAGAAATGACAGACTAGAATTAGCTAAAGCTGTTTTTGATTCAATGAATGATCATAACTTATCTTCGTGGAACTCGATTATTTCTTCTTATGCTGCACTTGGTTGCTTGAATGATGCTTGGATTGTTTATAATAAAATGGAGTCGTCGTCGAATGTCAAGCCAGACATTGTGACTTGGAATTGCCTCTTGTCTGGCCATTCTCTTCATGGCTTGTATCAAGATGTACTTACCATTATGAAGAGAATGCAAGATGCCGGGTTCAAGCCTAATTCAAGTTCTGTTACTAGTGTTCTTCAAGCAGTTACTGAATTATGTTTCTTGAAGCATGGGAGAGAAATTCATGGTTTTGTGATTAGAAATGGGCTCGACTATGATGTATATGTAGGAACTTCTTTAGTAGACATGTATGTGAAGAATAATTGCTTATCATGTGCTCACATTGTCTTTGACAACATGAATAACAAAAACATTTTTGCATGGAACTCCTTGATATCAGGTTATTCCTTCAAGGGTCTTTTTGAAGATGCTGAACAGCTATTAAACAGAATGAGTCGAGAAGGAATCAAACCGGACATAGTGACATGGAATGGTTTGATTTCAGGGTATGCAATGAAGGGTCGCCATAAGGAAGCTATAGCGGCAATTCATCGGATGAAAAGTTCAGGGTTAACCCCTAATGTGGTTTCATGGACTGCTCTTATATCAGGTTGTTCACAAAATGAGAATCATGCTGCATCCCTCAAGTATTTTGTTCAAATGCAAAAAGAAGGTATCAAGGCAAACTTCGTCACCATATCCAGCCTACTTAAAGCTTGTGCAGGACTCTCTTTGTTGCGTAAGGGTGAAGAGATACACTGTTTCAGCATACGAATTGGTTTAGTTGAGGATGTATATGTAGCCACAGCCCTCATAGATATGTACAGCAAGGCAGGCAATTTCAGAAGTGCCTATGAGGTTTTTAGGATGATTAAAAACAAGACATTAGCTTCTTGGAATTGCATGATTATGGGATTTGCTACGTATGGCTCTGCGAAAGAGGCTATTTCTCTTTTCAATGAAATGTGTGGAGCTGGTCTGCAGCCGGATGCTATAACCTTCACAGCTTTGCTTTCTGGTTGCAAGAACTCAGGTTTAGTCGATGAAGGATGGGAGTTGTTTGATAGTATGAGCACAGATTACAACATAGCTCCAACTATTGAGCATTTCTCTTGCATGGTAGATATTCTTGCAAGAGCTGGTTATCTTGATGAAGCTTGGGATTTTATTCAAACAATGCCATTAAAGCCAGACGCCACTGTATGGGGTGCTTTTCTTGCTTCCTGCGTAACACATAAGTACTTGGAGTTTGCAGAGACTGCAGCAAAGAATCTTTTTGAGTTGGAACCTCATAATCCAGCCAATTATGTCCTGATGATGAACTTATATTCAATGTCCAACAGATGGGAGGATGTGGAACGTCTTAAAGACTTGATGAAGAAAGTAGGGGTGAAACATAGTCCTGTCTGGAGCTGGACACAAATTGATCAAAAAATCCATATGTTCAGTGCAGAAGGGAAACCACATCCAGACTTGGGAGAAATATATTTTGAAATGTACAATTTGATTTGCGAAATGAAGAAACTAGGCTACGAGCCTGACATTAGCTGTGTGTGTCAAAACATTGATGTCGTAGAGAAGAAGAAGATGCTGCTGAGTCACACGGAGAAATTGGCCATTACATATGGACTGATGAAGATGAAAAATGGGAAACCTATCAGGGTGGTTAATAACACAAGGGTCTGTTCTGATTGTCATACTGCAGCAAAATACATGTCTGTGGTGCGAAAATGCGAGATTTTCCTCAAAGATGGTACTCGGTTTCACCACTTCAGGGAAGGAAAGTGCACCTGCAATGACTGCTGGTAA